From a single Marinitoga sp. 38H-ov genomic region:
- a CDS encoding polyribonucleotide nucleotidyltransferase encodes MKVWETEIFGRKLAIEHGKMAKQAHGSVLLKYGKSAILVTATASKEAKDGVDFLPLTVEFQEKFYAVGKIPGGFLKREGRPSSEAILSSRLIDRPIRPLFPKDFHNEIQVIVTALSMDTDDSIETWGITGASFALNLSPIPFDGMVAGVRVGYVNGEFIVFPTQEELKNSKMDIVVAGTKEAITMVEGESLEVSEEEMVKALLFAHDAIKQIIEFQESVVSEFNIEKWEVTPPEYPEEFVKDFESLIDDNELKSRILVKGKKDRDDAIDSYRKELLEKFQTDYIEKWDNETFDKYKRFILEAFDEKIKKLMRKMIIEENTRADGRKIDEIRPITCEIGLFDKTHGSALFTRGETQSLGIVTLGEPMDVQIIDTVFEEGERRFMLHYNFPPFSTGEVKGLRLSRREIGHGHLAERALKNLIPSEEEFPYIIRVVSEVLESNGSSSMATVCSGSLALMDAGVPMKKHVAGVAMGLIFEEDKFVVLTDILGMEDHLGDMDFKVTGTKDGITAFQMDVKVAGVNEEVLKEALERARIARLHILDIMYNTIPEPKKELSPYAPLIKTTVVPIDKISDVIGPGGRVIKGISKEFEVEVSINDETGLTKVSGFNVENINNAISYIQNLIKEVKQGEIFEGKVSRIENYGVFIEIAPGKVGLLHMSNLGNDAKEILNNIKIGDILKVEIVSIDDNGRIQLKKFGVETPHKKSRRSYHSKKTGEDNDQKENSK; translated from the coding sequence ATGAAAGTATGGGAAACCGAAATTTTCGGAAGAAAATTAGCTATTGAACATGGCAAAATGGCAAAACAAGCACACGGATCAGTGCTATTAAAATATGGAAAATCTGCTATATTAGTAACAGCAACTGCTTCAAAAGAAGCTAAAGATGGTGTTGATTTCTTACCTTTAACAGTTGAATTTCAAGAAAAATTTTATGCTGTTGGAAAAATCCCTGGCGGATTTTTAAAAAGAGAAGGAAGACCAAGTAGCGAAGCTATTCTTTCATCAAGATTGATAGATAGACCTATAAGACCTTTATTCCCTAAAGATTTTCATAATGAAATACAAGTTATAGTAACTGCATTATCTATGGATACTGATGACAGCATTGAAACTTGGGGAATAACCGGTGCATCTTTTGCTTTAAATCTATCTCCTATACCATTTGATGGCATGGTTGCTGGAGTTAGAGTTGGATATGTAAATGGAGAATTTATTGTATTTCCAACACAAGAAGAATTAAAAAACAGCAAAATGGATATTGTTGTAGCTGGTACTAAAGAAGCTATAACAATGGTAGAAGGTGAATCTTTAGAAGTATCAGAAGAAGAAATGGTTAAAGCATTGTTATTTGCTCATGATGCTATTAAACAAATTATTGAATTTCAAGAAAGCGTTGTATCAGAATTTAATATTGAAAAGTGGGAAGTTACCCCACCTGAATACCCTGAAGAATTTGTAAAAGATTTTGAGTCATTAATTGATGATAATGAATTAAAAAGTAGAATATTAGTTAAAGGAAAAAAAGATAGAGATGACGCTATAGATTCATATAGAAAAGAATTATTAGAAAAATTCCAAACTGATTATATTGAAAAATGGGATAATGAGACATTTGATAAATATAAACGTTTTATTTTAGAAGCTTTTGATGAAAAAATAAAAAAATTAATGAGAAAAATGATTATTGAAGAAAATACAAGAGCAGATGGTAGAAAAATAGATGAAATCAGACCAATAACTTGTGAAATAGGATTATTTGATAAAACTCACGGTTCTGCATTATTTACTAGGGGAGAAACTCAAAGTTTGGGAATTGTTACATTAGGAGAACCTATGGATGTTCAAATAATCGATACAGTATTTGAAGAAGGCGAAAGACGATTTATGTTACATTATAATTTCCCTCCATTTTCTACAGGAGAAGTTAAAGGATTAAGATTAAGTAGAAGAGAAATTGGACATGGACATTTAGCTGAAAGAGCATTAAAGAATTTAATTCCTTCAGAGGAAGAATTCCCATATATTATACGTGTTGTCTCAGAAGTATTAGAATCAAATGGCTCGTCTTCAATGGCAACTGTTTGTTCAGGTTCTTTAGCTTTAATGGACGCCGGAGTTCCAATGAAAAAACATGTTGCCGGTGTTGCTATGGGATTGATTTTTGAGGAAGATAAATTTGTTGTTTTAACAGATATATTAGGAATGGAAGATCATTTAGGTGATATGGACTTTAAGGTTACTGGTACAAAAGACGGTATAACTGCATTTCAAATGGATGTTAAAGTTGCGGGAGTTAATGAAGAAGTTTTAAAAGAAGCTTTGGAAAGAGCTAGAATTGCTAGATTACATATATTAGATATTATGTATAATACTATACCAGAACCTAAAAAAGAATTATCCCCATATGCTCCTTTAATCAAAACTACAGTTGTACCAATTGATAAGATTTCTGATGTTATCGGACCTGGAGGAAGAGTTATAAAAGGTATTAGCAAGGAGTTTGAGGTTGAGGTTTCTATAAATGATGAAACTGGTTTAACAAAAGTAAGTGGATTTAATGTAGAAAATATAAATAATGCTATTTCATATATTCAAAATTTAATAAAAGAAGTTAAACAAGGAGAAATTTTTGAAGGAAAAGTATCAAGAATAGAAAACTATGGTGTATTTATTGAAATTGCTCCCGGCAAGGTTGGATTACTTCATATGTCAAACTTAGGAAATGATGCTAAAGAAATATTAAATAATATTAAAATTGGCGATATACTAAAGGTAGAGATAGTAAGCATCGATGATAACGGAAGAATTCAACTAAAAAAATTCGGGGTAGAAACACCCCACAAAAAAAGCAGACGAAGCTATCATTCTAAAAAAACGGGGGAAGATAATGATCAAAAAGAAAACTCTAAATAA